In one Candidatus Planktophila versatilis genomic region, the following are encoded:
- a CDS encoding aspartate carbamoyltransferase catalytic subunit yields the protein MRHLLSINDLTKTDALSILNTAETLARASDGPMKKLPTLRGRTIVNLFAEDSTRTRISFEAAAKRLSADVINFSAKGSSLSKGESLKDTAQTLQAMGADAVIIRHNASGAAHTLAKGEWMSGSVINAGDGTHEHPSQALLDAFTIRKHCARGNEDLTGLRIAIVGDILHSRVARSNVVLLTMLGAKVVLVAPPTLLPIGVSSWPAEVSYDFDSVIGEVDAVIMLRIQIERMTEMYLPNAREYSRFFGLDKDRLSKMKTNAIVMHPGPMNRGVEISAESADSARSVIVEQVKNGVSVRMAILYLLLAGTQELEI from the coding sequence ATGCGCCACTTACTATCAATTAACGATCTGACAAAAACCGATGCCCTCTCAATCTTAAATACAGCCGAGACCCTGGCTCGAGCATCTGATGGTCCGATGAAGAAGTTGCCGACCTTGCGCGGGAGAACGATTGTCAATCTCTTCGCTGAGGATTCCACCAGAACTCGCATCTCCTTTGAAGCAGCGGCAAAACGATTATCGGCAGACGTCATCAACTTCTCTGCCAAGGGTTCGAGTTTGAGTAAAGGGGAGTCCTTGAAAGATACCGCTCAAACTTTGCAAGCGATGGGAGCGGATGCGGTCATTATCAGACACAACGCCTCCGGTGCTGCCCACACTTTAGCCAAGGGTGAGTGGATGTCTGGTTCTGTGATTAACGCCGGAGATGGAACACACGAGCACCCAAGTCAGGCGCTGCTGGATGCCTTTACTATTCGTAAACATTGCGCACGGGGAAATGAGGATTTAACTGGACTTCGGATCGCAATCGTGGGGGATATCTTGCACTCACGTGTTGCTCGTTCCAATGTCGTGCTGCTTACGATGTTGGGAGCGAAAGTAGTTCTAGTGGCGCCCCCAACGCTGCTTCCTATTGGCGTTTCGTCGTGGCCGGCAGAAGTTTCTTACGACTTTGACTCTGTCATCGGTGAGGTTGATGCGGTAATCATGCTACGCATCCAGATCGAGCGAATGACGGAGATGTATCTGCCCAACGCACGTGAGTACTCGCGCTTCTTCGGACTTGATAAAGATCGACTCTCGAAGATGAAAACAAACGCTATCGTCATGCATCCAGGTCCAATGAATCGCGGCGTGGAGATTTCAGCTGAGAGCGCCGATAGCGCCCGATCAGTGATTGTGGAGCAGGTTAAAAATGGTGTCAGTGTCAGAATGGCAATCTTGTACTTGTTACTTGCTGGAACTCAAGAATTGGAGATCTGA
- the pyrR gene encoding bifunctional pyr operon transcriptional regulator/uracil phosphoribosyltransferase PyrR — translation MSVALPAPDITRAITRIAHEILERNLGSETVTLLGIPTRGAHLALRIAAAIESIAGAPVECGTLDITMHRDDLRLRAPRALAPTRIPPSGIENRNVVLIDDVLFSGRTIRAALDALGEVGRPKTVQLAVLVDRGHRQLPIKADYVGKNLPTSPQQIIKVHLVETDGADEVLLEEVAG, via the coding sequence ATGAGTGTTGCCCTGCCTGCGCCAGATATAACGCGCGCTATTACCCGCATTGCCCATGAAATTCTCGAACGAAATTTAGGTTCTGAGACAGTAACTCTCTTAGGAATTCCAACTCGCGGCGCCCACTTGGCACTTCGGATCGCTGCCGCGATTGAATCAATCGCAGGAGCCCCGGTTGAGTGCGGAACTCTTGATATCACCATGCATCGCGATGACCTGCGACTGCGTGCTCCGCGAGCTCTGGCTCCCACGCGGATTCCACCATCGGGGATTGAAAACCGAAACGTAGTTCTTATTGATGATGTTCTCTTCTCAGGACGTACTATCCGCGCCGCCCTAGATGCCCTGGGCGAAGTAGGGCGACCAAAGACGGTGCAACTTGCGGTCTTAGTTGATCGGGGCCACCGTCAACTGCCAATAAAGGCCGATTATGTGGGAAAGAATCTACCGACATCACCGCAACAGATAATTAAAGTGCATCTGGTTGAAACTGATGGCGCAGATGAAGTACTACTGGAAGAGGTGGCCGGATGA
- a CDS encoding helix-turn-helix domain-containing protein, translating to MYQQPTVNEINSTLRAIRHSKSLSLSDVEALSQGRIKAVVLGSYERGARSLSVKRALQIAALYQVPISEIFGNSENRERSYGSKIILDLRLINHRVQQEGRNEMAKYTNLSRLLQKIVRTRQDWNGEVISLRITDIATLAILFDESEDDVTKWLERETLLLRIR from the coding sequence ATGTATCAACAACCCACAGTGAACGAGATTAACTCCACCCTTCGCGCAATCAGACACTCCAAGTCACTCTCCCTTTCCGATGTGGAAGCCCTTAGTCAGGGGCGAATCAAGGCTGTTGTTCTAGGTTCATACGAACGAGGAGCACGCTCTTTGAGTGTCAAGCGCGCACTGCAGATAGCCGCGCTCTACCAGGTGCCGATTTCGGAGATATTCGGCAACTCTGAAAATAGAGAGCGAAGTTACGGGTCGAAAATCATTCTCGATTTACGCCTTATCAATCACCGAGTACAACAAGAAGGGCGAAACGAGATGGCGAAATACACCAATCTCTCTAGGCTGCTGCAGAAAATAGTGCGTACGAGACAAGATTGGAATGGTGAAGTTATTTCCTTGCGCATAACTGATATTGCAACGCTGGCCATACTCTTCGACGAGAGCGAAGACGATGTGACGAAATGGCTTGAGCGGGAAACGCTCCTACTGAGAATTCGCTAA
- the nusB gene encoding transcription antitermination factor NusB: MSARSKARKQTLDLLYESDIRGSSAADLLVLRDVPDEGPDARPIRDFTKALIGGITENRRKIDELIATYAQGWDMDRLPAVDRNILRLAIYEIIWSDDVEDAVAIDEALNLARDLSTDESAGYIHGVLGRISTIKASIAR, translated from the coding sequence GTGTCGGCTCGCAGTAAAGCTCGTAAACAGACGTTAGATCTGCTTTACGAGTCAGATATCCGTGGTTCATCGGCAGCTGATTTATTGGTTCTTCGCGATGTTCCAGATGAGGGGCCAGATGCAAGGCCGATAAGAGATTTCACAAAAGCGCTCATTGGCGGCATTACCGAAAACCGACGAAAGATCGATGAACTGATTGCAACCTATGCCCAAGGCTGGGATATGGATCGTCTTCCAGCTGTCGATCGCAATATTCTTCGTCTTGCTATCTACGAGATTATCTGGTCAGATGATGTGGAAGATGCGGTCGCTATCGATGAAGCACTAAATCTGGCCAGGGATCTTTCTACCGATGAATCAGCGGGATATATTCATGGTGTTTTGGGAAGAATTTCCACAATCAAAGCGAGCATCGCCCGTTAA
- the efp gene encoding elongation factor P, with protein MATTNDLKNGMTLDIDGQLWTVVEFQHVKPGKGPAFVRTKLKQVMTGKVVDKTFNAGVKIEIAILEKREMNFLYKEGDDFVFMDNVNFDQMTISAATVGEASNYMLENTEAIVAIHEGNPLYLELAASVPLKITYTEPGLQGDRSSGGTKPATVETGIQIQVPLFIKQDEIVLVDTRDGSYLGRAN; from the coding sequence GTGGCAACTACAAATGATCTAAAAAATGGCATGACACTTGATATCGATGGTCAGCTATGGACTGTGGTTGAATTTCAGCACGTTAAGCCTGGCAAAGGCCCAGCATTCGTTCGCACAAAGCTTAAGCAAGTAATGACAGGCAAAGTTGTGGATAAGACATTTAACGCAGGTGTCAAGATTGAGATTGCGATCCTCGAGAAGCGTGAGATGAACTTCCTATACAAGGAAGGTGATGATTTCGTATTTATGGATAACGTAAATTTTGATCAGATGACTATCTCGGCAGCTACCGTTGGTGAGGCTTCGAATTACATGCTAGAAAACACCGAAGCGATAGTGGCGATTCACGAAGGAAACCCGCTCTACCTGGAATTGGCCGCATCCGTCCCACTTAAAATTACTTACACTGAACCAGGACTCCAGGGCGATCGCTCTTCCGGTGGAACAAAGCCAGCAACAGTTGAGACTGGAATCCAGATTCAGGTTCCATTGTTTATTAAGCAGGATGAGATTGTTCTTGTTGACACACGCGATGGTTCTTATCTGGGTCGCGCCAACTAG
- the aroQ gene encoding type II 3-dehydroquinate dehydratase: MKVLVLNGPNLGRLDIRDSSIYGDMTYPALVSHIENAAKTHGFEADVRQSNDESEIIGWLHEAADTNTPVIINPAAFTHYSYAIRDAADLVKAPLIEVHLSNPLAREEFRHTSVISGVANGTIGGFGPNSYVLALIALKALLT, from the coding sequence ATGAAGGTATTAGTTCTTAATGGTCCAAATCTTGGACGACTCGATATTCGAGATTCTTCCATCTACGGGGATATGACATATCCAGCATTGGTGAGTCATATTGAAAACGCTGCAAAGACTCATGGCTTTGAGGCCGATGTGCGGCAGAGCAATGATGAGTCCGAGATAATTGGGTGGTTACATGAAGCCGCCGATACCAACACCCCGGTGATTATTAATCCAGCCGCCTTTACTCATTACTCATATGCAATTCGCGATGCAGCAGACCTGGTTAAGGCTCCCTTAATTGAAGTGCATCTATCGAACCCGCTTGCTCGTGAAGAATTCCGTCATACCTCGGTTATTTCCGGTGTGGCAAATGGAACTATTGGTGGATTTGGGCCTAATTCATATGTACTAGCGCTCATCGCCTTGAAGGCACTTCTTACATAA
- the aroB gene encoding 3-dehydroquinate synthase, giving the protein MKSIDVRAERNYSVLVDTPYLQALAPHFKERERIAVIFSESMKASIPQIDAQDSEVFYFGIPDSEKGKSSETLLKVWDWLGSAGFTRSDLIVAIGGGAVTDFAGFAAASWLRGLDWIAVPTTVAGMVDAAVGGKTGINSDFGKNLIGAFHSPIEVIIDPQWLSTLSDRDFAAGLAEVVKCGFIRDPQILALIADKSIANIRESRELTVDLIHRAISVKAAVVSADFKESFEREILNYGHTFGHAVELESKYSLRHGECVAIGMVYVAHLAQSLGLMNEELVDQHVKVLSQLGLPVRYLEGDWLNLLATMRVDKKSRGKQIRFVVISEIGKTERVESVTDDQLLAAYEKVSQ; this is encoded by the coding sequence ATGAAAAGCATTGATGTTCGCGCAGAACGTAACTACTCGGTATTAGTCGACACGCCTTATTTGCAGGCACTGGCACCCCATTTCAAAGAGCGCGAACGAATAGCTGTTATTTTCTCAGAATCGATGAAAGCTTCAATCCCTCAGATTGATGCGCAAGATTCGGAAGTTTTTTATTTTGGGATTCCTGATTCGGAGAAAGGTAAGAGCTCAGAGACACTCCTGAAGGTTTGGGATTGGTTGGGATCAGCCGGATTCACACGCTCTGATTTGATTGTTGCAATCGGTGGGGGAGCAGTGACGGATTTCGCCGGTTTTGCTGCCGCTTCGTGGTTACGCGGATTAGATTGGATAGCAGTTCCCACCACTGTGGCAGGAATGGTTGATGCAGCAGTTGGTGGTAAGACCGGCATAAATAGCGATTTTGGAAAGAACCTGATTGGGGCTTTTCATTCTCCGATAGAAGTGATTATCGACCCACAATGGTTGTCGACGCTCAGTGATCGTGATTTTGCAGCAGGTCTGGCAGAGGTTGTTAAGTGCGGATTTATTCGTGACCCACAGATTCTTGCTTTGATTGCGGATAAGAGCATCGCAAATATTCGTGAATCGCGTGAACTTACAGTGGATCTGATCCATAGAGCAATCAGCGTCAAGGCGGCAGTAGTCTCTGCTGACTTCAAGGAGAGTTTCGAGCGCGAGATTCTCAATTACGGACACACTTTTGGTCATGCAGTGGAATTAGAGAGCAAGTACTCACTTCGTCATGGAGAGTGCGTGGCTATTGGAATGGTCTATGTGGCCCACCTAGCTCAGTCATTGGGTTTGATGAACGAAGAGCTAGTCGATCAACACGTCAAGGTACTCAGTCAGTTGGGCCTACCGGTTCGCTACTTGGAAGGGGATTGGCTAAATCTTCTGGCTACCATGAGAGTAGATAAGAAATCACGCGGAAAGCAGATTCGTTTTGTAGTGATTTCCGAGATTGGCAAAACCGAGAGAGTCGAATCGGTAACTGACGACCAACTTCTAGCCGCATATGAGAAGGTTAGCCAATGA
- a CDS encoding shikimate kinase has product MAPRIILIGPMGSGKSTIGKSLANKLSLEFRDTDSVIEQRENKSVSQIFIEDGEDAFRAIEREILQQELQASDTVLALGGGAPISTEAQSALAATSSHVVYLDISLANVAPRIGFNRDRPLLLNNPRGQWQTLMEARRPIYEAIADTVVDVNRRSQSEIVAQILEVLG; this is encoded by the coding sequence ATGGCCCCGCGAATAATTCTCATTGGCCCTATGGGCTCGGGAAAGTCCACAATTGGAAAATCACTTGCGAATAAACTCTCGTTGGAATTTCGAGATACAGATTCCGTCATTGAACAACGAGAGAATAAGTCAGTCTCACAAATCTTCATCGAGGATGGAGAAGATGCCTTTCGTGCCATAGAAAGAGAGATTTTGCAGCAAGAACTTCAGGCGAGCGACACGGTGTTAGCACTTGGTGGTGGGGCTCCGATTTCTACTGAGGCACAATCTGCACTAGCAGCGACTTCATCTCACGTTGTATATCTTGATATCTCTTTAGCCAATGTTGCGCCTCGTATCGGTTTCAATCGTGACCGTCCTTTGCTTCTCAATAATCCTCGCGGACAGTGGCAGACGCTGATGGAAGCGCGCCGGCCTATTTACGAGGCAATAGCAGATACAGTCGTTGACGTGAATAGACGCTCTCAGAGTGAAATCGTGGCGCAGATACTTGAGGTTCTTGGATGA